A single window of Streptomyces aquilus DNA harbors:
- a CDS encoding NAD(P)H-binding protein codes for MIVVTGATGNVGRALVERLVAEGRSVRAVSRDPERAALPPAAEVNRLESDGLFDGASKLFLHVQATGDHTDTVLDRARTGGVRHVVMLSSGIIQEGADEAHPIHRMHARVERLVRDSGMEWTFLRPNAFSTNAFQWAPQIRQGDSVHAPFAGAVSAPIHEDDIAAVAERCLLDAGHEGAVHRLTGPAATTNAEQVAAIGQALGRKLTYVETPVAEAEATLFPDLPRPMVRALLKSFAATVDSAPEITFEVESITGRPARTFAEWAEDHRADFAA; via the coding sequence GTGATCGTCGTCACCGGTGCCACCGGCAACGTCGGCCGTGCACTCGTCGAGCGGCTCGTGGCCGAAGGACGGTCCGTGCGGGCCGTCAGCCGCGATCCGGAGCGGGCCGCGCTTCCCCCGGCCGCGGAAGTGAACCGCCTTGAGTCGGACGGGTTGTTCGACGGAGCGTCGAAGCTCTTCCTGCATGTGCAGGCCACCGGCGACCACACGGACACCGTCCTCGACAGGGCTCGCACCGGCGGTGTACGGCACGTGGTCATGCTCTCCTCGGGGATCATCCAGGAGGGCGCCGACGAGGCCCACCCGATCCACAGGATGCACGCGCGCGTCGAGCGCCTCGTCCGGGACAGCGGCATGGAGTGGACCTTCCTGCGGCCCAACGCGTTCTCCACCAACGCCTTCCAGTGGGCCCCGCAGATCCGCCAGGGCGACTCCGTGCACGCCCCCTTCGCCGGCGCGGTGTCCGCGCCGATCCACGAGGACGACATCGCGGCCGTAGCCGAGCGGTGTCTTCTCGATGCGGGCCACGAGGGTGCCGTCCACCGGCTCACCGGGCCCGCGGCGACGACGAACGCGGAGCAGGTCGCCGCCATCGGGCAGGCCCTCGGCCGGAAGTTGACCTACGTCGAGACTCCCGTGGCCGAGGCGGAAGCCACTCTCTTCCCGGACTTGCCGCGGCCGATGGTGCGAGCCCTGCTCAAGTCCTTTGCGGCGACGGTCGATTCCGCCCCCGAGATCACCTTCGAGGTCGAGAGCATCACCGGTCGCCCGGCCCGGACCTTCGCGGAATGGGCCGAGGACCACCGGGCCGACTTCGCAGCCTGA